The sequence AGGCGCTCGTGTTCATCGAGCGGTACGACCGCCTGCTGCGCCCGCTCAACTTCCCGGCCGGCACGCCCGGTAAGGGCGCGGGCCTCTTCAAGGCCGCCAACGGCGCCGATGTCCTGGTGGTCAACGCCATGGGCCGCGTGTTCATGGGCGACCTGGACGACCCGTTCCGCGCCATCGACGACCAGCTCGCGGCCTGCCCGCTCAAGACGGGCGCCGATGTGATCTTCATCGATTTTCACGCGGAGGCCACATCCGAGAAGGAGGCGCTCGGGCATTTCGTGGATGGCCGGGCGACGGCCGTCGTCGGCACGCACACCCATGTCCCGACGGCGGACCATCAGATTCTGTCGGGCGGGACCGCTTATATGAGCGATGCCGGTATGTGCGGGGATTTCGACTCGGTGCTCGGCATGGACAAGGACGAGCCGATCAGCCGCTTCCTGAGCAAAATACCCTCGC comes from Methyloceanibacter stevinii and encodes:
- a CDS encoding TIGR00282 family metallophosphoesterase translates to MRFLFLGDVVGRAGRVAVLETLPKLRERYAADFVVVNGENSAGGFGISETILNELLDAGADVVTTGNHVWDQREALVFIERYDRLLRPLNFPAGTPGKGAGLFKAANGADVLVVNAMGRVFMGDLDDPFRAIDDQLAACPLKTGADVIFIDFHAEATSEKEALGHFVDGRATAVVGTHTHVPTADHQILSGGTAYMSDAGMCGDFDSVLGMDKDEPISRFLSKIPSRRFAPSKGDATVCGVAIDVDDATGLARAIAPVRLGGRLSQAEPAFWGERA